A window from Salinigranum halophilum encodes these proteins:
- a CDS encoding NADH-quinone oxidoreductase subunit D-related protein, translated as MSHASTSSSLDRRTADSTPLDDAASLVDDHVIRRDDHLNAPGFEIRPDAVQDVLSTLKQEAGFDHLSCVTAQEYEDRYESIYHLTSYDDRTREASVVVPTAKDAPKSQTAEPVFRTADWHEREAYDLVGIEYEGHPDLRRILLPETWQGHPLGLDYDQNRPQIVPYTENRNPIEADAEADDGETMLINVGPHHPATHGVLHVEATLSGEQVVDLEPDLGYIHRCEEQLCQQGTYRYQIMPYPDRWDWSGAGLLNEWAYARVAEDMADIEVPDYAQVVRTMSAELSRVLSHLLAVGTYALDIVGEFTATFMYAIRDREKVQSVLEDLTGQRLMFNYFRLGGVVWDLPEPREDFFEEVRDLTDHLATALSEYHDLLTANELMQLRTLDTGVLPPKVAKSYGATGPVARGSGIDYDLRRDDPYGYYADLDWDVVTEDGCDNFSRLLVRLREIEESAKIIEQCVDLLEDWPESEREIQANVPRTIRPDDDTELYRAVEGAKGELGIYLRADGTDTPARFKIRGPSFSNLQALPEMAEGEYVADMIASLGSLDTIMGEVDR; from the coding sequence ATGTCGCACGCATCCACCTCCTCGTCCCTCGACCGCCGAACAGCCGACTCGACCCCGCTCGATGACGCTGCGTCGCTCGTCGACGACCACGTCATCAGGCGCGACGACCACCTGAACGCGCCCGGCTTCGAGATTCGCCCCGACGCCGTCCAGGACGTCCTCTCGACGCTCAAGCAGGAGGCCGGCTTCGACCACCTCTCGTGTGTCACCGCACAGGAGTACGAGGACCGCTACGAGTCCATCTACCACCTCACCTCCTACGACGACCGCACGCGGGAGGCGAGCGTCGTCGTCCCCACCGCCAAGGACGCCCCCAAGAGCCAGACGGCCGAACCGGTGTTCCGGACCGCCGACTGGCACGAGCGCGAAGCGTACGACCTGGTCGGTATCGAGTACGAGGGTCACCCCGACCTCCGACGCATCCTCCTCCCCGAGACGTGGCAGGGTCACCCCCTCGGCCTCGACTACGACCAAAATCGTCCGCAGATCGTCCCCTACACCGAGAACCGCAACCCCATCGAGGCCGACGCGGAGGCGGACGACGGCGAGACGATGCTCATCAACGTCGGTCCCCACCACCCGGCGACCCACGGCGTCCTCCACGTCGAGGCGACGCTCAGTGGCGAGCAGGTGGTCGACCTCGAACCCGACCTCGGCTACATCCACCGCTGTGAGGAGCAACTGTGCCAGCAGGGGACCTACCGCTATCAGATCATGCCGTACCCCGACCGCTGGGACTGGAGCGGGGCCGGCCTCCTGAACGAGTGGGCGTACGCGCGAGTGGCCGAAGACATGGCCGACATCGAGGTGCCCGACTACGCGCAGGTCGTCCGGACGATGAGCGCCGAACTCTCCCGGGTCCTCTCGCATCTCCTCGCGGTCGGGACCTACGCGCTGGACATCGTCGGCGAGTTCACGGCGACGTTCATGTACGCGATTCGCGACCGCGAGAAGGTCCAGAGCGTCCTCGAGGACCTCACTGGTCAACGGCTGATGTTCAACTACTTCCGGTTAGGGGGAGTGGTCTGGGACCTCCCCGAGCCCCGCGAGGACTTCTTCGAGGAGGTTCGGGACCTCACAGACCACCTCGCCACGGCACTCTCGGAGTACCACGACCTGCTGACGGCGAACGAACTCATGCAGCTACGGACGCTCGACACCGGGGTCTTGCCGCCGAAGGTCGCCAAGTCCTACGGCGCGACCGGGCCGGTCGCCCGCGGGTCGGGCATCGACTACGACCTCCGTCGGGACGACCCCTACGGCTACTACGCCGACCTCGACTGGGACGTCGTCACCGAGGACGGCTGCGACAACTTCTCGCGCCTGCTGGTCCGTCTGCGCGAGATAGAGGAGTCGGCGAAGATCATCGAACAGTGCGTCGACCTGCTCGAGGACTGGCCCGAGTCCGAACGGGAGATTCAGGCGAACGTGCCCCGGACCATCCGCCCGGACGACGACACGGAACTCTACCGGGCGGTCGAGGGGGCGAAGGGCGAACTCGGCATCTACCTGCGCGCCGACGGGACGGACACGCCGGCGCGGTTCAAGATTCGCGGTCCCTCCTTCTCGAACCTGCAGGCACTGCCCGAGATGGCGGAGGGTGAGTACGTGGCGGATATGATCGCGTCGCTGGGGAGTCTGGATACGATTATGGGCGAAGTCGACCGCTGA
- a CDS encoding helix-turn-helix domain-containing protein, with amino-acid sequence MKTLRLRLELDEATIHPMHAFVCRREEFSRSRLLHWNVGGDGTVSMIFHVNGTAPDAYAAALAEVESVAAHQVAVRGDESFYVYVRDDLRDADQRLLGTYRGDSLVIVPPVTYRADRSMLFTLVGTAEAVQAAVSETPDDVAVDVLSVRPYDAGAVDSLLRLTDRQRAAVRVAVDVGYYGARRAGSVAAVAEELGCSTATAAEHLRKAEAEIMSRVVDRRL; translated from the coding sequence ATGAAGACGCTCCGGCTTCGCCTCGAACTCGACGAGGCGACGATCCATCCGATGCACGCCTTCGTCTGCCGGCGTGAGGAGTTCTCCCGGAGTCGCTTGCTCCACTGGAACGTCGGGGGCGACGGGACGGTGTCGATGATCTTCCACGTCAACGGGACGGCCCCCGACGCGTACGCCGCCGCGCTCGCCGAGGTCGAGTCGGTCGCGGCCCACCAGGTGGCCGTCCGAGGCGACGAGTCCTTCTACGTCTACGTCCGAGACGACCTGCGAGACGCCGACCAGCGGCTCCTGGGAACGTACCGCGGCGACAGTCTGGTGATCGTTCCGCCCGTGACGTACCGCGCCGACCGCTCGATGCTGTTCACGCTCGTCGGAACGGCCGAGGCGGTCCAGGCGGCCGTCTCGGAGACACCGGACGACGTCGCGGTCGACGTCCTCTCGGTTCGCCCGTACGACGCCGGCGCGGTCGACTCGCTCCTTCGGCTCACGGACCGACAGCGTGCGGCCGTCCGCGTCGCAGTAGACGTCGGCTACTACGGGGCGCGACGAGCGGGCTCTGTCGCGGCCGTCGCCGAGGAGCTCGGCTGTTCGACGGCGACGGCGGCAGAACACCTCCGGAAGGCGGAGGCCGAAATCATGTCGCGGGTCGTCGACCGGCGGCTGTGA
- a CDS encoding isoaspartyl peptidase/L-asparaginase: protein MHVIVHGGAGSAPAAPTARQGVLDDAAAAGAATSTPLAAVESAVRVLEHDERFNAGRGGAVQADGTVRVDAGVMTSTRAVGAVASLTGVEHPVTVARAVCEETPHVLLAGDGGVAFAEHVGVETDVDLFTAATRERFAAADPPSEPSAQVAWVRDHFGDDTGGADPTVGDGDGDGTRGTDHDTVGAVAGDGDRFAAATSTGGRWFALAGRVGDVPQAGSGFYCTPAGGASATGAGEDITRATLARRAVDGLEAGEDPQAAAEAALERFAAETESTAGLIVLSADGVGSAYNSEAMQTAVARR, encoded by the coding sequence ATGCACGTCATCGTTCACGGCGGGGCTGGCAGCGCGCCGGCCGCGCCGACGGCGAGACAGGGCGTCCTCGACGACGCAGCCGCTGCCGGGGCCGCGACGTCGACACCGCTGGCCGCGGTCGAATCCGCGGTTCGAGTGCTCGAACACGACGAGCGGTTCAACGCCGGCCGCGGAGGCGCCGTCCAGGCCGACGGCACGGTACGCGTCGACGCCGGCGTGATGACCTCGACGCGAGCGGTCGGTGCCGTCGCCTCGCTCACCGGTGTCGAACATCCCGTCACGGTCGCCCGTGCCGTCTGCGAGGAGACACCGCACGTCCTGCTCGCTGGCGACGGCGGGGTGGCGTTCGCCGAGCACGTCGGCGTCGAGACCGACGTCGACCTCTTCACGGCGGCGACCCGCGAGCGGTTCGCGGCCGCTGACCCCCCGTCTGAGCCGAGCGCACAGGTCGCGTGGGTCCGCGACCACTTCGGCGACGACACGGGCGGGGCAGACCCCACCGTCGGAGACGGCGACGGCGACGGAACCAGGGGAACGGACCACGACACTGTCGGGGCCGTCGCGGGCGACGGCGACCGGTTCGCGGCGGCGACCTCCACGGGCGGCCGGTGGTTCGCGCTCGCCGGGCGCGTCGGCGACGTCCCACAGGCCGGGTCCGGCTTCTACTGCACGCCCGCCGGCGGCGCTTCGGCGACGGGGGCGGGCGAGGACATCACCCGCGCGACGCTGGCGCGGCGAGCGGTCGACGGTCTGGAAGCCGGGGAAGACCCACAGGCGGCCGCCGAGGCGGCACTCGAACGGTTCGCGGCGGAGACCGAGTCGACGGCGGGGCTCATCGTGCTCTCGGCTGACGGCGTCGGGAGCGCCTACAACAGCGAGGCGATGCAGACCGCTGTCGCCCGGCGGTGA
- the icd gene encoding isocitrate dehydrogenase (NADP(+)) — MSYDKVEVPEDGEAITLADEETGELDVPDNPIIPIIHGDGIGTDVGPAAQQVLDAAAEATGRSIAWMRLYAGASAREKYDENLPEDTVTAIREHRVAIKGPLTTPVGAGFRSLNVALRQKLDLYANVRPTYHLDGVPSPVKNPGQMDMVTFRENTEDVYAGIEWEAETDEVEQVREFVEDEMGFDSTIHDGPVGIGIKPISEFGSKRLIREAIDYALENDRDSVTLVHKGNIMKFTEGAFRDWGYEVAEEEYGDHVITEDQLWEEYDGEAPEDTLVVNDRIADNMLQQLLTRTGDYEVIATMNLNGDYMSDAAGAQIGGLGIAPGGNFGEGLCLAEPVHGSAPKYAGEDKVNPTAMILSGRIMLEYMGWKDAAELVKDAVEQTISAGTVTYDLHRQIEGGTKVATSEFADAVCEKIHELA; from the coding sequence ATGAGCTACGACAAGGTCGAGGTCCCCGAAGACGGCGAGGCCATCACGCTCGCCGACGAGGAGACCGGAGAACTCGACGTACCGGACAACCCCATCATCCCGATCATCCACGGCGACGGCATCGGGACGGACGTCGGGCCGGCGGCCCAGCAGGTGCTCGACGCCGCCGCCGAGGCGACGGGCCGTTCCATCGCGTGGATGCGCCTGTACGCCGGTGCCTCCGCCCGCGAGAAGTACGACGAGAACCTCCCCGAGGACACGGTCACGGCCATCCGCGAGCACCGCGTCGCCATCAAGGGGCCGCTCACGACGCCGGTCGGTGCCGGCTTCCGCTCGCTGAACGTCGCGCTCCGACAGAAGCTCGACCTCTACGCCAACGTTCGCCCCACCTACCACCTCGACGGCGTCCCCTCGCCCGTGAAGAACCCCGGCCAGATGGACATGGTCACCTTCCGTGAGAACACGGAGGACGTCTACGCCGGCATCGAGTGGGAGGCCGAGACCGACGAAGTCGAGCAGGTCCGCGAGTTCGTCGAAGACGAGATGGGCTTCGATTCGACCATCCACGACGGCCCGGTCGGCATCGGTATCAAGCCCATCTCCGAGTTCGGTTCGAAGCGCCTCATCCGCGAGGCCATCGACTACGCACTCGAGAACGACCGCGACTCCGTCACCCTCGTCCACAAGGGGAACATCATGAAGTTCACCGAGGGCGCGTTCCGCGACTGGGGCTACGAGGTCGCAGAAGAGGAGTACGGCGACCACGTCATCACCGAGGACCAGCTGTGGGAGGAGTACGACGGCGAGGCCCCCGAGGACACGCTCGTCGTCAACGACCGCATCGCGGACAACATGCTCCAGCAGCTGCTGACCCGGACGGGTGACTACGAGGTCATCGCCACGATGAACCTCAACGGCGACTACATGTCCGACGCCGCCGGCGCGCAGATCGGCGGTCTCGGCATCGCCCCCGGTGGCAACTTCGGCGAGGGCCTCTGTCTCGCCGAGCCGGTCCACGGCTCCGCCCCCAAGTACGCGGGCGAGGACAAGGTCAACCCGACGGCGATGATTCTCTCGGGCCGCATCATGCTCGAGTACATGGGCTGGAAGGACGCCGCGGAACTCGTCAAGGACGCCGTCGAGCAGACTATCTCCGCCGGCACCGTCACCTACGACCTCCACCGCCAGATCGAAGGCGGCACCAAGGTCGCCACCAGCGAGTTCGCCGACGCCGTCTGCGAGAAGATTCACGAACTCGCGTAA
- a CDS encoding sugar phosphate nucleotidyltransferase: MYGVVPAAGEGTRLRPRTASKPKGLVEVAGRPLLTHCFETLRALGVERLVVVVGYRGDDIVAHYGDRFADVPLTYVRQDERTGLADALRTVEPHVDGDFVSMNGDNVCRANLAAVVDRHRDCRADATLLVDRVSREAAANTGVLAFDDAGRVTGLVEKPAEPPSTTVPRGFFAFSPRVFEACRAIDPAPTGEYELTAAVDWLVSRGGRVETVPLDGWCVNVNTEADRRRAAALLRDG, from the coding sequence GTGTACGGCGTCGTCCCCGCGGCCGGCGAAGGCACCCGCCTGCGCCCGCGCACAGCCTCGAAACCGAAGGGCCTCGTCGAGGTGGCCGGCCGGCCACTCTTGACGCACTGCTTCGAGACGCTTCGCGCGCTCGGCGTCGAGCGCCTCGTCGTCGTCGTGGGCTACCGGGGGGACGACATCGTCGCCCACTACGGTGACCGCTTCGCGGACGTCCCGCTCACCTACGTCCGCCAGGACGAACGGACGGGGCTCGCAGACGCGCTCCGCACGGTCGAACCCCACGTCGACGGTGACTTCGTGTCGATGAACGGTGACAACGTCTGCCGGGCGAACCTCGCGGCCGTCGTCGACAGACATCGGGACTGCCGTGCGGACGCGACCCTGCTCGTCGACCGGGTGTCACGGGAGGCCGCCGCGAACACGGGCGTCCTCGCGTTCGACGACGCCGGGCGGGTGACCGGCCTCGTCGAGAAGCCCGCGGAGCCGCCGTCGACGACGGTTCCCCGGGGCTTCTTCGCCTTCTCACCGCGGGTCTTCGAGGCGTGCCGCGCCATCGACCCCGCCCCGACCGGGGAGTACGAACTCACAGCCGCGGTCGACTGGCTCGTCTCCCGGGGTGGTCGCGTCGAAACCGTCCCCCTCGACGGGTGGTGCGTCAACGTGAACACCGAGGCCGACAGGCGGCGCGCGGCGGCCCTGCTTCGAGACGGGTGA
- a CDS encoding VOC family protein, which produces MPELTAHHVGVTVANLDRVVDFYREVLGLDVLARFSVDGEAFATGVGVDGASAEFAHLDAGGARIELVSYDPEGDNCDEQVVNQPGAVHVGLSTADLDAFYESLPDHVETQSPPQRTASGTKICFLRDPEGNLVEVLEP; this is translated from the coding sequence ATGCCGGAACTCACTGCCCACCACGTCGGCGTCACCGTCGCGAACCTCGACCGCGTCGTCGACTTCTACCGGGAGGTCCTCGGCCTCGACGTGCTCGCGCGCTTTTCAGTCGACGGCGAGGCGTTCGCGACGGGTGTCGGCGTCGACGGGGCGAGCGCCGAGTTCGCACACCTCGACGCCGGCGGCGCTCGAATCGAACTGGTCTCGTACGACCCCGAAGGGGACAACTGCGACGAGCAGGTCGTGAACCAGCCCGGCGCGGTCCACGTCGGGCTCTCGACGGCAGACCTCGACGCGTTCTACGAGTCGCTCCCCGACCACGTCGAGACGCAGAGCCCGCCCCAGCGGACGGCCAGCGGCACGAAGATCTGCTTCCTCCGCGACCCGGAGGGGAACCTCGTCGAAGTGCTGGAGCCCTGA
- a CDS encoding ADP-ribosylglycohydrolase family protein: MQDDRAAGVLVGLACGDALGRPVEFETPARILAQYGEVTEMLGDGTWSKPAGTVTDDTAMALCLARSLVDRGEFDPADVAARFVAWYDSGPFDVGNMTANALSRIRDGESWDVAGRHVWEQSPEGSNAGNGSVMRAAPLAVAFATDEGRLVDASEASSRITHADPRCTAGCAVLNLTVAGLCRDGADPLATALDRVSLPPALDEALRPVVAGTLDPDTLCSTGYVVDTLQTALWHGLHAESPEAALVDVVNMGGDADTVGAVTGALVGARFGADALPARWLDELDECAELRSLATRLGAL; the protein is encoded by the coding sequence ATGCAAGACGACCGCGCAGCGGGGGTGCTGGTCGGCCTCGCCTGTGGCGACGCGCTCGGCCGACCGGTCGAGTTCGAGACGCCCGCCCGCATCCTCGCCCAGTACGGCGAGGTGACGGAGATGCTCGGAGACGGGACGTGGAGCAAGCCCGCGGGGACGGTCACCGACGACACGGCCATGGCGCTGTGTCTCGCACGGAGCCTCGTGGACCGGGGAGAGTTCGACCCGGCTGACGTCGCCGCCCGCTTCGTCGCGTGGTACGATTCGGGGCCGTTCGACGTCGGGAACATGACGGCCAACGCGCTCTCGCGGATTCGGGACGGCGAGTCGTGGGACGTCGCCGGCCGGCACGTGTGGGAGCAGTCGCCGGAGGGCTCGAACGCGGGCAACGGGAGCGTGATGCGGGCAGCGCCGCTCGCCGTCGCCTTCGCGACCGACGAGGGGCGGCTGGTCGACGCGAGCGAGGCGAGTTCGCGGATCACCCACGCGGACCCGCGCTGTACCGCGGGTTGTGCCGTGTTGAACCTCACCGTCGCCGGACTCTGCCGCGACGGTGCCGACCCGCTGGCTACTGCGCTCGACCGGGTGTCTCTCCCGCCCGCGCTCGACGAGGCGCTTCGCCCGGTCGTCGCCGGCACCCTCGACCCCGACACCCTCTGCTCGACGGGCTACGTCGTCGACACGCTCCAGACCGCGCTCTGGCACGGACTCCACGCCGAGTCGCCCGAGGCGGCCCTCGTCGACGTGGTCAACATGGGCGGTGACGCTGACACGGTCGGGGCGGTCACCGGAGCCCTCGTCGGCGCGCGGTTCGGCGCGGACGCGCTCCCCGCGCGGTGGCTGGACGAACTCGACGAGTGTGCGGAACTCCGTTCGCTCGCGACCCGCCTCGGCGCGCTCTGA
- a CDS encoding cupin domain-containing protein — MERVPLSAVEATEAVDGVHLAQLAAGTEMSVQHFRIEAGATVPEHSHPHEQTGYLTAGTLTFLVDGEELTVSAGDSYAIPGGEPHAVENRGDTTVEGVDIFAPPRVNPDWDGED, encoded by the coding sequence ATGGAGCGCGTTCCACTGTCCGCCGTCGAGGCCACCGAGGCCGTCGACGGTGTCCACCTCGCACAGCTCGCCGCCGGGACGGAGATGAGCGTCCAGCACTTCCGCATCGAGGCCGGCGCGACGGTCCCCGAGCACAGCCACCCGCACGAACAGACCGGCTACCTCACGGCCGGAACGCTCACCTTCCTCGTCGACGGCGAGGAACTCACCGTCTCGGCCGGCGACTCCTACGCGATTCCGGGCGGGGAGCCACACGCAGTGGAGAACCGTGGTGACACGACGGTGGAGGGCGTGGATATCTTCGCACCGCCCAGAGTGAACCCCGACTGGGACGGCGAAGACTAG
- a CDS encoding DUF5817 domain-containing protein, with translation MYAVVGCTDCAALWLVSDPESSKTARCPRCGRRHQTRTLRRFFESDDRDAARQARAALLAKKQGASEAFSSLDSVAQMEAQTDEPVVDDREYLERSGLDADEVAAAGTETQQSRTRDQVVRDAIREGDRPDEDRVVAYAVDNGVPAEAARDLLEKLTRRGEVSESRGRYRLL, from the coding sequence ATGTACGCGGTCGTCGGCTGTACCGACTGTGCGGCGCTGTGGCTGGTCTCCGACCCCGAGTCGTCGAAGACGGCGCGGTGTCCTCGCTGTGGCCGCCGCCACCAGACCCGAACGTTGCGACGCTTCTTCGAGTCCGACGACCGGGACGCCGCCCGACAGGCGCGAGCGGCGTTGCTCGCGAAGAAACAGGGCGCATCGGAGGCGTTCTCGAGCCTCGACTCCGTCGCGCAGATGGAGGCACAGACGGACGAACCCGTCGTCGACGACCGGGAGTATCTGGAGCGGTCGGGGCTCGACGCCGACGAGGTGGCGGCCGCGGGAACGGAGACGCAGCAGTCGCGCACCCGTGACCAGGTGGTCCGCGACGCCATCCGCGAGGGCGACCGCCCGGACGAAGACCGAGTCGTCGCCTACGCGGTCGACAACGGCGTGCCCGCGGAGGCCGCCCGCGACCTCCTGGAGAAGCTCACGCGCCGCGGCGAGGTCTCGGAGAGCCGCGGTCGCTACCGACTGCTCTGA
- the hmgA gene encoding hydroxymethylglutaryl-CoA reductase (NADPH), with protein sequence MTDSNTDTKGEAEAEAEALAERVRAGDIRFHALEEHTDADTATSVRRLLVEEQSGASLDHVGAYSFDAADADANIENMTGTVQIPAGVVGPVSVDGGAAAGEYYLPMATTEGALLASVNRGCSVIDRAGGATARVTATGMTRAPVFRVESVVEGEALASWVRDNGSKLKEAAEETTSHGELDAVKPYVVGDNVFLRFRYDTKDAMGMNMATIATQAACEVVERETPASLVALSGNLCTDKKPAAINAVEGRGRSVTADVLIPRDVVEARLHTTPEAVAEINTRKNLVGSAKAGSFGFNAHVANVVAAMFLATGQDAAQVVEGANAITTAEVREEGLYASVSLASLEVGTVGGGTKLPTQAEGLDVLGVRGGGDPPGANADALAECIAVGALAGELSLLSALASRHLSSAHESLGR encoded by the coding sequence ATGACCGACTCGAACACGGACACGAAGGGGGAGGCGGAGGCAGAGGCTGAAGCGCTCGCCGAACGCGTCCGCGCGGGCGACATCCGTTTTCACGCGCTCGAGGAGCACACCGACGCCGACACCGCGACGAGCGTCCGGCGACTCCTCGTCGAGGAGCAGTCGGGCGCGTCGCTCGACCACGTCGGTGCCTACTCGTTCGACGCGGCCGACGCCGACGCGAACATCGAGAACATGACGGGCACGGTTCAGATTCCCGCCGGCGTCGTCGGCCCCGTCTCCGTCGACGGCGGCGCCGCCGCCGGCGAGTATTACCTCCCGATGGCCACGACCGAGGGTGCACTGCTCGCCTCCGTCAACCGCGGCTGTTCCGTTATCGACCGCGCCGGGGGGGCCACTGCCCGCGTGACCGCGACGGGGATGACCCGCGCGCCCGTCTTCCGCGTCGAGTCGGTCGTCGAGGGTGAGGCGCTCGCGTCGTGGGTCCGCGACAACGGGTCGAAACTGAAAGAGGCCGCCGAGGAGACCACGAGCCACGGGGAGCTAGACGCGGTGAAGCCGTACGTCGTCGGCGACAACGTCTTCTTGCGGTTCAGATACGACACGAAGGACGCGATGGGAATGAACATGGCGACCATCGCCACACAGGCGGCGTGCGAGGTGGTCGAACGGGAGACGCCGGCCTCGCTCGTGGCCCTGTCGGGGAACCTCTGCACGGACAAGAAGCCCGCCGCAATCAACGCCGTCGAGGGGCGGGGCCGAAGCGTCACCGCGGACGTACTCATCCCGCGCGACGTCGTCGAAGCGCGCCTGCACACCACGCCCGAAGCGGTCGCGGAGATCAACACCCGGAAGAACCTCGTCGGCAGCGCGAAGGCCGGGTCGTTCGGCTTCAACGCCCACGTCGCCAACGTGGTCGCCGCGATGTTCCTCGCGACGGGACAGGACGCGGCGCAGGTCGTCGAAGGCGCGAACGCCATCACCACGGCCGAGGTCCGTGAGGAGGGACTCTACGCGTCGGTCTCACTCGCCTCACTCGAGGTCGGCACCGTCGGCGGCGGGACGAAGCTCCCGACGCAGGCGGAGGGCCTCGACGTGCTTGGGGTCCGCGGCGGCGGCGACCCGCCGGGAGCGAACGCCGACGCGCTCGCCGAGTGCATCGCGGTCGGTGCGCTCGCGGGCGAACTCTCCTTGCTGTCGGCGCTGGCGTCGAGACACCTCTCGTCGGCGCACGAGTCCCTCGGCCGGTAG
- a CDS encoding amidohydrolase: MTAAADLILTDAEVHTLSDPDETYEALAVRDGRIVRLTNAYDVDFLAGTDTRVVSLDGRVVLPGFVDAHTHLPMVGRRLVHADLSVDARDDALDRLRERAVAVAVRDDGRDEAARGREWVQGFGYDESRWDDDGYLTRAELDAVSDSLPVVAFREDMHVASVNSAALDRLGLAAGDHGGDVQGDDEATGVLVESAVDDVWDAVAPSRAETRDLLAAAQRHANERGVTGVHDMVRNSHAPEVYRDLEAADELSLRVRLNYWSDHLDCLTDVGLRTNHGAGLVTVGAIKTYTDGSFGGRTAKLSEPYADADTTGQWVVPPEELHDLVRRADAAGFQLTAHAIGDEAVDAVLDAFEAVDGDGQRHRIEHAELTDDEAIERMRAAGVVASVQPNFLKWADEGGLYERRLGDRRTETNRYRAMVDAGVPLAFGSDCMPLDPLLGVDHAVTAPAAEQRLTVTEALRAYTVGGAYAGFDEDRLGTLALGTRADLVVLDESPWDAGRIRDIDPVLTVVDGRVVYDALA; this comes from the coding sequence ATGACCGCGGCCGCCGACCTCATCCTCACCGACGCGGAGGTACACACCCTCTCCGACCCCGACGAGACGTACGAGGCCCTCGCCGTCCGCGACGGTCGAATCGTCCGCCTCACGAACGCCTACGACGTCGACTTCCTCGCCGGTACCGACACCCGCGTCGTCAGCCTCGACGGCCGAGTGGTCCTCCCGGGCTTCGTCGACGCCCACACGCACCTCCCGATGGTCGGACGACGGCTCGTCCACGCCGACCTCTCCGTCGACGCTCGAGACGACGCGCTCGACCGCCTCCGCGAACGCGCGGTCGCGGTTGCCGTGAGAGATGACGGCCGGGACGAGGCGGCGCGGGGACGCGAGTGGGTCCAGGGCTTCGGCTACGACGAGTCACGCTGGGACGACGACGGCTATCTCACCCGGGCGGAACTCGACGCGGTGTCCGACTCCCTCCCAGTCGTCGCCTTCCGCGAGGATATGCACGTCGCCTCCGTCAACTCGGCCGCACTCGACCGGCTCGGTCTCGCCGCCGGCGACCACGGGGGTGACGTACAGGGCGACGACGAGGCGACCGGCGTCCTCGTCGAGTCGGCGGTCGACGACGTCTGGGACGCCGTCGCCCCCTCCCGCGCGGAGACGCGCGACCTCCTGGCGGCCGCACAGCGCCACGCCAACGAGCGCGGCGTCACCGGTGTCCACGACATGGTTCGGAACTCTCACGCCCCCGAGGTGTACCGCGACCTCGAAGCCGCGGACGAACTCTCACTCCGCGTTCGACTCAACTACTGGTCGGACCACCTCGACTGCCTGACCGACGTCGGCCTCCGGACGAACCACGGGGCGGGGCTCGTCACGGTCGGTGCCATCAAGACCTACACCGACGGGAGCTTCGGCGGCCGGACGGCGAAGCTGTCCGAACCCTACGCAGACGCCGACACGACCGGGCAGTGGGTCGTCCCGCCCGAGGAACTCCACGACCTCGTCCGTCGGGCCGACGCCGCGGGCTTTCAGCTGACGGCGCACGCGATCGGCGACGAGGCGGTCGACGCCGTCCTGGACGCGTTCGAGGCCGTCGACGGCGACGGACAGCGACACCGCATCGAACACGCGGAACTCACCGACGACGAGGCGATCGAGCGGATGCGAGCGGCCGGCGTCGTCGCCTCGGTCCAGCCCAACTTCCTGAAGTGGGCCGACGAGGGCGGACTGTACGAGCGACGACTCGGCGACCGACGAACCGAGACGAACCGCTACCGCGCGATGGTCGACGCCGGCGTCCCGCTCGCGTTCGGGAGCGACTGTATGCCGCTCGACCCGCTGTTGGGCGTCGACCACGCCGTCACCGCCCCTGCCGCGGAACAGCGCCTCACGGTCACCGAGGCGCTCCGGGCGTACACCGTCGGCGGCGCGTACGCGGGCTTCGACGAGGACCGACTCGGGACGCTCGCGCTCGGCACTCGGGCGGACCTGGTCGTCCTCGACGAGTCACCGTGGGATGCGGGACGCATCCGCGACATCGACCCCGTGTTGACCGTCGTGGACGGGCGGGTGGTGTACGACGCACTGGCGTGA